ttgtaaatatattaagataatatttttttattttttaaaatttatttttgatataaaacataaaaaaaattgaaacaaaaatttttttaaaaaaaaaagcaaaaacaaacatccacatagtaaatttttttattaatttatttaaatccaaTTATCTAACTAAAAGCAACATTTTAAGTAGTTAATGGAAAGTGGTCCGATGCAAGAATCGCATGAATTAATGGAAAAGGCATTAATTATAGGCAAATGATTAATATATATGGCTCAAGAAcactaaaataacataatgggcattttgattttttctgtaaaatttaaatctttttgtgtttgtttgggagtgtagtaaatgttattttttctaagtattctttgtttaaaaatatattaaaacaataatttttgttaattttaacatcaacatattaaaatgataaaaaaaaaactaaaaattatcaatgcaatgcttttcaagaaaaaaaaaaacaaaaattttgagAAGCATTATTGCACTGCAATGATTGAGaaaatatgattattttgtattaattatttcatttcataatCGAGATTATATCATTAAATGTGATGAAATTCAAGTTCtataatttgaaaagatttCTCTAGCATTACTcttatatctagagttatataGAAACAATTATTACtcccatattttattttatttatccatCCTCGCTTGTATTTCTTGCATTTTCAGATTAAATATATTTCTGATTTAAATCCCACTAGTTTCTCTAGTCCATAATGCAATGAGGGACAAAGAGAATCTGCCAATATTCTGGTTGCTTTGCATTTTCCAAATTGGACAGGGAGAACAGATTTCCTTGCTGATTTGCTACCTTAATTATGCACCTCTACGTATGCCATGTGAGGACAAGAACCAATGTGCTGGTTTTATGGGGCATCTCTCATCTAGAGAGATCTATaatgaccttttttttaaaaaaaaaaaaaaaaaaaaagctttctttctttctttttccagaagagaaaaaagaaggttGTGGATTGTAATCCCTACTTGGCAAAGGCAGTATCTTGAATTATCTCCATAAATTtgcatatcattttaatttaataaaaaaaattataaagctaaattcttaatttttttaatattaaaaaataaaatggacaaaaataatttttaaaaaaattataacaaaaaaaagagaaggaaaagagaaaaaaaccatatgttcaataaaataaaaaaaaatgaaaaaacactatattttgtaaaaaaaaaaactacagtatttttcttcatataattTAGCTTTTCTTATAATAAGATTAAAATCCACACGAGCACTAATTGGGCTTGGAAGCACATCTATTCACTAATCTAACATCTACTATTGCTGGGAGTTTTATAAGCTTCTCTCATGTAAAACAAAGAGAGAAGTTAAacctcaaacttttttttttcaaaaaaaaaaaaaacaattggtaaTGCTCAAATTATATGTATGCTTGTCCAACCTCGTTTAAAGTCTGCCTCGATTAAGAGTTTAAGTTACTGTTAGTGAAGTTCacctaaaaaaacatagtttcattagtttttgtaaaataaaattactttgtttcttataaatattttttaaaaaattaacaaatatgaGCCGAAGGTGGAGGAAAATGAGTAAAGGggcatgatttttattattattattaatatgggtgtcGGAGCAGCTTACACTTACTTCAACTAATCCTACAAACTCTGAAGTTAATAATCGTGTAAGCCTCTAGTAgccattatattttcaattacatGGTTTGAACTTGAgataatagggagatcaaacccTTTGATTTCAAGCTATTACTACTAGACTACCTACTAAATGGTTCATAGAAATTCTTTGCTTCATCTGTTTCCAAATGGTTTTTATCACTCATTGATcattaattcatgtttttttctcagCAAACCAGCTTGAgatatattcatgtaaataaatGCATGGAAAAGATATTGAGCcatgaaataaaacaagcaACGTAGAAAAATGGAGAATAAATAATCATGTTAAGTGGATATATATGAGCATAAAACTGACCTGAAAAGTGAAGATTAATCAACAGCAATGGAGAAGTGAAAATCTCtgtgaagagagagggaaacgGATCAAGAATGATTTAGAGGAAGCAAATGCACAAAATTAATGTCCTTTACATGTTTATATAGATCATAGAAGGGAGAGGAGATGCATGATCATATAATTAAGTTAAAGGCATGTTTGGGTCATTGGCAAATAATCAAGTAGGAGCACATTGTTTAATTTgcaacaattttttatattgtaaaactATATTATAACTTTTTGATCCACGAATAATTAAGGCAATTAGTCACCTAATCACCTAATTGTCCCTAGTTTTGTTAGGGGCAAATCTCTCTCATTCTTCTCTCCATATCCTCTCATTTAAATCCAAAAGGTGCACGTTTATTTCTCATATTAATTGGTCCCCTTTAATTAGTggttgaaagaaaaattgatcaccCATTTATCATTAGTTTTATTACCCTCCCACGTTGACATTCATTTACTATTATTAAACTCTCAAATAGATCAATCCAAAACCTATTTGACTTATCCTTGATCTAGGCTAGGTATATCAAAAACAATCTAGAATTGACCGAGTTTGATTTAATTGACCAATAAATCAAATCACAACTCGATTGATATGGTAAAATTCcaattaacttttttcaaaaagtttAAGGTAATGttgttttaacatttaaaaaatttattaacctGAGCCTtactttttaatgatttttatatcgagtttaataattatgcataCATATATACCTATTCAATGAcattaacatattttatttatttatttactatttcaagagttgagttaatttatttaatttttatgaatagaGAATAACTactttatgctaaaaaaaacttggaaatcATTATAGAGTTTTACTGTTTGTATATACAGTGAAGTGaagctcttttttcttttctcaattaagcttccctttttttttttcatttctcccccttttattttaatttggaccttaaaaaaaaaatttaagaaacatttatgttgtctttgatttaactaaatcaattggataatatcaaaacaattattaaataatttaattttaaatacaggCTAAGCATTGAAGcaactatatataaaataaatcataataaattatgaagctcaatctcTAATAAACtacatattaaaatatgaaattaaagagaaaaaatataaattaaaaaaaataaataaaaatactattgaaactaataatattttataagataacaacaataaaatcaccatctatttttaattaatgctaTGATATAATAATCGCATCATTGGATTGCCTAGGCcgttaatttttcttaatttaatatttaattttgatagtaACGATAACACTTGAtctgtatttattttcttttggatAAACCTTAAATTAATTCCCAGACCACATAATAAGATTTTCTTGATTAGGTTtacaaagattttaaatttcttgttGAATCTTTTCGGTatagatttatgttttttttttttaaatgaaaaatgtatAACTTCCTTCAAAACAGTATCGTTTTTCAGTTAAACTTCAGGAATGGTATTTATATTTACAACAAGTGCGCTTGGCCCGGTAAAAATAAATGGGCTATTTATAGAAATTTGATTGTTTAatagaaattaatgaaaaacacacgaggatgttttttttataaataaattatttaatgtgaTGCCACCACAAACTtttcaagatatatttttatttaattatatcaaaattctagaaaaaaaatagttattaaaattctagaaaaaaaacaccaaaaaatataatttaactggtCAAGTACTAGGACAGTGCGAGTTTCACAAACTTCAGAGATATCAAAaatttacatgatcattaacttcaaaACTTATAAGATTAGTCGAATTAGTTCACTGAACAcccatgttaattaaaataattctagaaaaaaattattattttagtcaaATTATTTCTCTCGTccatgtaattttttgtttttttcagtaaaagaaaaactatagaATGGACATCTGCGATGCAATGTGATTGATGTAACAGTGAATTGTCGTTCTGCTTTATTGTTACTGTAATTTCTGGGCTCAGTCTTCATTTCTTTTGAAGCTTCCCTTGCAAAAAGCTTAGGTGGTAACGGGCTCAATTACACCTCAAACCCAGAAGAGCTCGACACCTCCGCCATAgaaacaaaacttcaagaagCTAGCACAGcctgtcaaagaaccaattctaacccaaaagtttaagctattaggtgaagttccaggatataatttatattattttctaacacaccccctcaagtgaaagtcctttgggcttgaaacttgcacagacccacattaccctgtgcttaatttttatcaaataaatagggatggtgagattcgaactcgtgaccacttggtcatcaaggctctgataccatgtcaaagaaccaattcaacccaaaagcttaagctattaggtgagattccaggatatgatttatattattctctaacacagcCCAATCTTGTACAGTGCTTACGCTACACTTgaagataattaataaaaatatagtatttttcaaaaaaaaattttatttaaaaatataaagaaataatattttttttaatttatttttaatatcaatacatcaaaacgatcagaaaacaacaaagaaatattaatttaaaacaaaaaaaatataaaaaaatttatttattttttaaattactctTGAAACCACAAACAAATAGGATATTAACAACATCAACAAATATAGGTAGGCGAGTCATTGACCTGGATTAATCAAAGGACCACTTTGAAATTCCAAGCTACACGTTATTCAactttctctctatctctctgccTGGATTGACCTTTAATAGCTCGAGTCTCTATGCATGGTGGCTTCTGGTCAAAGCCCAGCATAGCCGGATTCAAGCCTGGAATTGTGGAGATATCTGAGGTTTCTTTTGACTAAAGAAAGCCTGGATTGCTCCAGGTAAGGCCCTATAGCCCAGCTCTAAGTCCCATCAGATTCTATTATTCTAAGTCACCAGAGACTGTTCCCTTGAATCTcgagcaaaagaagaaaaaaaaagaattaataattcTGGCACCCAGGCTGAGATGCTGGCCTGGGTTTCCCTCTCGCCCGAAAGGAAAACGAATTTTATTGATCTAtgactccaaaaaaaaaaaatccataactatgttttttttatctcgtgTTCAAAGGGAATAATTTATTTCTCTTAATGTAATACATTACTATTGTTGAAAATTAACGTTAGTCTCTCTTTCATTTATGCTTCGTGGGAGACACCACAGCAACtacaaacaaggaaaaaaacgggtcaagataaaaaaataaataaataaataatttaattggtcAGAATTTGAGTTTGctctttaataattataagttcGAGTTCTCGGATCACCGGAGGCTTATATGGTCATAAACTTCAAAGCCcgtgaaattaattaacaatatttaaacaAGTCACACTTTTAAAGCGTTACAACTACCATTCAGTCAGTTGGATACAGTAATATAACCGATTAACTGtttaacacaaaaattataattttgttaatttttttttcaaatatgttttataagtaaaaatatataatatttatttgtaaactaaaaaataaacttcaattaaaatcttaaaaaattattgtttacatAATAATTCTCACCGGTGATTATAAACAATCATGTGTAAGTCTGTCATGACTAGATGAGGATTTATCCCTAAATAGATTACGTAGATGATCTAACATATGCATTTATGGACCAATATGACAGGTCTAGATTCAAGATGAGGTTTGATCATGCCAAACCAAAATGATaacccaaaaaaaccaaaactttttATCTAATCATTGAATTGcgtttaattttttacaagagcttccataaatcttttttttagagAAGTTATGGCATCGCTACCCTGACTATtggaaatttaaatttcaaaaatatcgCATAGGGTCTTGGTTTTGGCAAGGTTTTGGTAATTTTAAcagttttgtgattttctttataaaatagttgatgaattagttttgaatttaaataaatattataattataaaccacattattaattaaaattttattatcgtTAGCAACCTTgacattcaagaatatattatttcacccaattttttatttttttattttttacttctgtATCATTACAATGTATCTTACAAGTAGACAATCAACACTGCACATGGCACAGgaattctttcttgttttcttgcatGAACCATGAAAATAACCGAAACATAGATCCCGAGAAAAATGCACTGAACCCTGAACAACCACATTCTTCAACCTTCACATCCAGACTAGTCCGAGCCTTATGATTTCAGCTGTTGACTGAaaataattgtgattttttaaaatttaagatatgtaaataaaaaaggttatttagtatttaaaataatggttaattaatatgtttaagtgtttggatttttttttaatttgaagaattCCAGATTTATGGTAGAAGtttaatcacaaaaataatCTCAATCAGAGGACTTAAAAATtctttattgataaattaaatatatttatgggaaaaatattaaatgatttaagacactaaatgacttaaaaaaattaaattcaaggaACAACAATGtttgttcttgagtttttaGTTGGTTGatgctttaaaaatttatatatctttatCTTAAAAGATAAAAGGTTATGACCTTTTACCTAGATGATTTAGGAGTATTTATATCTTCTGAACTTTATCGTTTTCAAAGAAATGAAGAactgaaaaatcatatatttttagtgaCATTAATGAGAGACAAATATATCTTACATATTATTAATGAGATAGTAAGTATACTAGATTCCTTAAAAAACCTTGTAAACACTTATTAGTATAGACAGATggtttatcatattttttattatagaggATCGTCAATAATCAAACATGTAGTCTTAAAACTTAGTAATGTCcaagtttttttaagtttgatatATTTATCAGATCCATGTTATCCTAAACTTAACTAATTATCAAGCTCGAATATTCTAGGTCTaatatgtttatgtttattaaattcatattatCTTAGGTTTGATTATCAACTAAGTACAAATACTTTAAGTCTGACGCACTCATCGTAcccattttatttataaaaattttttttaaaaaaaaaataactactttTCCTTAACACCATCGAATTAACGGCGATGCTACACTAATGATATCCTCGTTAAACCGTTGGATTTAAATCTTGATAAAACGAGGTGGCAACAATACCAATATTGGTAAATACTTCATTCATTAAACCATTAGATTTGAATCTTGAGATTTACTGGTGCCGGTTTTCTAGACTTCATCTTGAATCAATCTCCTCATTGACAAAGATATAGTTTTAACATTGAATCCATTATTGCTTCTCTTCCAATCTAACTGGTGATTAATTGACCCGAAATCTTAAATAAGATGAGAATTGACCCGGACAAATCCCGACAAGCCAGCTACCAGCACAGTTAGGTTTAATTCAAAGTACTTCCAATCACTTGGCTAGAAGAATTCTACTTATGGTGAATGACGAGTTCAAATTTTTCAACACAAGAACGATTTTGTAGCATATGATTTTTCACTTTCATTTACAAAACAagacaataaatataaacatcaaataaaaaactaacaatcTCCTATCCAAAATCATgcaatttcattctcttttgtATTCACCAACAAAATTTTCCTTTCGATTTACAAGAACAAGGAAATCTTTAAATCTCtcttgaaaaaagagagaaaaattatatcaatcaCCCCATATTTGGAAACATCAGAAGGGCATGATATGAGTAGTCTTAGTATCATAACTAGAAAGACAAGAACTAAACTTAGAATTCACCCTGAAAATCTTCAACAAATCACCAGACATTTGCCTAACTACAGGTGAACAGTTACTTTGCATTAACAACAGTATCTTCGTCAATCCGTTACTCTTCACTAAAGCATCTTGTGCATCACCATCTCTAAACAAATAACACACACTCCACAATATCATCACCGCATGCTCCGTCGTCTCGCTCGAAACTTTCAGTACTTTGTTCATCACAGCCTCCACGCACGCCGTGTCACTGCAAAACTCCGCCCTCCCTTCTCTCAACGATGTTACCATTTCTAGCAACTTCAATGCCTTTTCTATGATCGAAACGCTCGCTTTCTGCCCCCCGGTTAATAACTTTCTTAACTCTGCAATTACTTTGAAATTGATTAGGTTGGTCTTGACTCGTTTCGACATAGAAATCGCGATTAAACATGATAAACTTCCTTCGATCAATCTTGGATCATTTTCTAAGCTGATCAATTTCACCAATTCGAGCAAGAACCCTTCTTTCTCCGAGACTATCTGTTTAGACTCTGCGTCGAGGGTTATAGCTTCGATTATTTTAAGAGCTCCAATTCGTGAACTCACGCTTCTTCCTCGTTTTAAGACAGCAAGGAGGGCAGACAAACAATCATTGTTTTGCTTCAGAATCAACAACCTTAAAGCTCTGTAATCTCCAACTTtgttcaaaatcaaaacaaaaactttaacaaCTCGTTCGAGAAAATTAATGTCTTTATCACCGACTAGAAAACCAACAAGCATTTCAACAAAGCCATCAAATTTCGCCAAGAACTCGCAGTTCTCTTCGGATTCTTTAGCGAAACAAATGAATTTCGACAAACGATCAGTTTTATCCTTCCGGGCTCTCATTTCTTTAACCAAAACTTCAATATCTTCCCTCGTGACGACCGAGCTGGCGGCTGAGTCAACTCGGTTGTCTTTCTGAGTCTGGACCGAGTCGGACCAGATCTTGATGAGCCTCTGCAGAGTGCGGTTTGGCACAAACTCCTTGCTGTTGAGAACCTGCATGGTGGCGGGACACGTGTTGTTGCCGCTATCCAACCAGCGTTCGATGCTGGTGCGGTCGTAGGTGACTCCAGTACAGAGACTGACAGGTGATTTCATAACGTCAAGTGAGATTGGACACCTGAAGAAACTAGGGACTGTAACGTACAAATCAACGTctctcaccattttttttttttttttacttctggCTGTTTGGGCGCTGAGAAAGGTAGAGAAAATGAGAGAGCAGGAATGGGAAAGAGAGGGGAGAGGGTGGgtttaaaagagaaagagagtcaAAGGTTCGGTGACGTCAGATTTTGCTTTTTgagtatttttcatatatatatatggctttttatttttggaggTCTCTGGTCAAAGAGTGAGcttgttttctttgctttgcGTGTGCTGTAGTACATTAGTGCGTGTGAGTTGGAGTTTTTAGAAATTACAACTCTATTGATTAGGCTAGATTTTTTgtcattattataaaatttgattcaacttttaaatttaaaaaatctaaatttaattatttttttt
This Populus alba chromosome 7, ASM523922v2, whole genome shotgun sequence DNA region includes the following protein-coding sequences:
- the LOC118040347 gene encoding U-box domain-containing protein 28, encoding MVRDVDLYVTVPSFFRCPISLDVMKSPVSLCTGVTYDRTSIERWLDSGNNTCPATMQVLNSKEFVPNRTLQRLIKIWSDSVQTQKDNRVDSAASSVVTREDIEVLVKEMRARKDKTDRLSKFICFAKESEENCEFLAKFDGFVEMLVGFLVGDKDINFLERVVKVFVLILNKVGDYRALRLLILKQNNDCLSALLAVLKRGRSVSSRIGALKIIEAITLDAESKQIVSEKEGFLLELVKLISLENDPRLIEGSLSCLIAISMSKRVKTNLINFKVIAELRKLLTGGQKASVSIIEKALKLLEMVTSLREGRAEFCSDTACVEAVMNKVLKVSSETTEHAVMILWSVCYLFRDGDAQDALVKSNGLTKILLLMQSNCSPVVRQMSGDLLKIFRVNSKFSSCLSSYDTKTTHIMPF